The nucleotide sequence GGGCAGTCTTTCCGTGCTGTGCAATGTGGCGCACATGCTGGTCGACGTTTCCACCTTTCttatctctctctttgccgcCTAAACGCCTAGGAGTGCGATGAACGATCGCTACACCCTTGCGTGACGCCGCGCTGGGGTGATAGGTACTATGCCGTTTGCCTTTACTACCTAGGGCCTCATCGTATGGATCACGATCAGCGTCTTCCAGCGGCTGCCAGACACCCTCTTGTGTGCCATGGATGAGCGGCGAGAGGGCTACGAAGTGCCACAGACTCCGTTGATGATGAAGTCCTAGGGTGCTTCTGTTTCTTCATGAGCGTGTTTCCCATCAGCATCCTGTACTGCGGTGGCGTGCACGTACCCACTCACAACAGGCTTGCTCAAAGGCCATAACGAGGGTTGTGGCTCGCCGTCTCCATGACGGCGAGCACCATCACTGCGAGCACAGCAACGGGCATGGccatgcacacgcagctcCACCAGCAGTCGTGAGTACGATCACAGTCAGGGCGGCGTAGATACGGGGCTTCTCTCCGTGCCGGGCAATCGGCACTATTTGCAGACATccgcctgcagctcagccAGTGGGCGTGTGAGGGGCACGTCTCAGACGCCGAGGCGCCACCGCAAGGCGCAATACACCATTGTGCCACCCTCCTTCACGTCTTCAGCCACTGCCTGCATGCAATCGGAGTGGTATTAGCGACTGGCGTTATGTGGGGATGAGGCTAGTAGAGGTACTACCCAGCCAGCGCCTCACCGCTAGCCCAGCCTGGCAGGTTTCATTCAGTTTCTCATCTCTGGTGTCATCACTATCAGCGCCACGATGCACCTTGTTGCAGGGGTGTCGTCTACCTTGATGGAGCAGGTGCTGTCGATGCTGCACCAAGAGGATTTTACGGATATTATATTCTTCGAGGACGTGGTCGACGAGGTACTCGACCTTTACGTGTGGATGGCGGGGCCTAACTTCTCTGTTCTCTATTCCACACTCAGCATCTCACGCGATCTCCACGGCGCTTCAGCACCGTGGATAATCGAACGACACATCGTAGCGATACCCGGAGATGGGGGCACGGTACTGCCCGTTTCAGCTTGAGCACGGTTAGCATGTGTGCATGGATGATGCACCGGTTGAAACGGAGTGTGCTGAGATGGCAAGCGCGTGGGGCTCAGCGGATACCCAGCTGTAGCGCTTCAGAAGGTGATACCCATTAGCATGGCGCACCATTTCTGCAGGTGGCATACTGTTTGGTGGCAGAGTGATGGACTAAGCAAGAGAAGGTGTGAGGAAATCGGCTTGGCGAAGAGCGAGCCTGACGAGGCAGAATGACCTCTCGCTTGGCGGCAGCATTTTCTTTCATGCCCCTATGGAGGAGGCTGTGCATCTCTGCTACTTGTGCCACCTTCCCCCTCGCTAGGTAACTTGCTGCCCTTCTGTGGGAATGCATGAtttgtccctctctctatatgTTGGCCTATGCCTATCGGCGTACCGGTGAGCTGCTCAGACCCGGGCTCACGTGTCTCCCTCCACGCCCTTCCTTTGAGTGGATTACTCACCTCTTTTTTGCCTTACTGCTAGGCGCTTAGTTGCGGTtgtcctttcttttcccacTCTCTCGTGACATGTGCTATGCTTTCCTTGGTCACGTGTCCTTGAGCACACAGACGGGCAGACGCTTAGCTGCCAGCCCACCCCCTGCGGATGGGGACACGGTCATTTTGCACTTCTTgactgtctctctctctttttttttcctttcacATTTGCTCCGCtcgttttttctcttgcgTATTGGTGCACAGTGTtccgtgtgcgtctgtgtgtgtgtgtgtgccttgcGATGTCGTAACGtgcgctccctctctccttatTTGCTTACCGTGCCTCTTGGTCAAGATGATGGCCGGAGGAtgtcgctgtggtggtggtggggaaaGCGGGCGTACGAACTCGAAGGAAACGACGACATGGAGGAGTGGGGGCTGGCACAACCGCAAAAGAAAGGATATGTCCCTCTCGAAGGACAACTGAGCCGATGTGCGGAGCGCCAGTCGCGGTTTCCGTCATCTAAGGGTACGTAAAGCAGCGATATTGGTGAGGATTCTGTTTTACCCCTTACTTCGCTCTGCGCTCTTTGTCGCCTGGGCGGGACTAAACCAGCACCGCAGCTTGCCTGAATGTTCGCGTATGTATGTGGAGTACGCGCTACTCCTTTCTTGTCGCTTCACTACGTTTTTCATTTCCTTCGATcacttgtttttcttttcgcggTACATTCCTGCACCTTCCCTTCCCTACGTGTGGCACCCTGTAGTACTTCCTCAGAGACGCAGGGAGAGTAAGTCACCCTTGTGTCCATGAGGAGCATCGTGTGGTGTCGCCTCACTCACCCCCCATTAAGCCTCCCAATGAACACAGACTGCAACCAGCAcatacccacgcacacccacacagacatacagaCAGTCTATGAGAGATGCGCCTGAGATGAGGCGCACAGCTCAGCTGTTCCTTccgtttcttctttttcccttttgcgTTATTTTCTGTCTTTTTCAGCTCGCATCTCTGCGCACCAGGCCGCTCAGCGTGTCTACGCATTTCTGCCTCTCTCATTCTCGAGTCGCATTGCTTTGTAGAACATAGATCCCTTTCCTCGTGATTCTTTTTCTTAGATGCATGTacaccccccttcccccctcacacacacacactttctTTCTTCAAAACTGACGCGCAAGTACGGACGTACACACCCCACTAACGGTCACCTCACATAGTCTTGCAGTCCCTTTCGTGACGAAAAAGGGGACCCCTTCTTCCCGACGCCCCAGCCCTGCCGCCGCATGCAGCGGGAAAACTTGCCACTAGCTCTGCCTTTTGCGCGTCAGTGGACAGTACCTTCCACTGCGGGGAGCGATGCTGGTTCCACTACCCTCGACTACCCCTCGCGACACGCAGAGTCTCCTTCGCCGCTTAGCCAATCTCAGGTACCTCGGACACCATCCCCTGGCAGGGCCAGGCCGCGGCAACCGTTGAAGGGGTCCGTTACGTTAGGCTCACCATCTCCCTTGCCACCGTTGGAGCTCTCACCGTTCGCTTCGCGAGGTGCCGCGTGCTGCTCAGATGCCTCACTGCAGCTGGTGTCGTGCCCTGCACCTGTGGGTGAATTTGCGAGGAACTTTGGATCGACCACCGTACCAGAGGCGGTGTCTGACAATGGTACTGATGGCGAATCGTTCTGGCGGCACCAAGCGCAGCGCTCCGAGGCGACCTGCAgagcgctggaggaggagctcatcGCTGTCTACCGCCTTCTTGCCAAAGACGCCGTCGGGGGCTTTTGCACGGGGGTGGCGAGTAGTCCTGCTTCTTTGATCGAGTTCGGAAGCACCAGCCCTCTCTAcgagacggtgctgcaggagcgcaacATGGCGCAACTGGAGCTGGcgcgagaaagggaaaagggttTCCTTCTGCGCTACCGCCTGCGGGAGATGGAGTCGGAGGTGCATCGACTGCAACGGGTGCATTGCCGTAGCGTGGGCAGGCAGCGCACCGGCGATGCATCAAAGCGGCCATTGACATCTGGTAATTCTGCGCCGCACTTGGAGGTGGCTTccgtgcagcgccgccgctcttaCAGTAGCTGCTGTTCGAGCTCTCGCTCTTCTACACATTCCACGCATCACGCGCGCCGTTCGCCCACGTACCCACACTCTCGTAGTTCCACGCGACCGTACACCCCGTCGTCCGCGAGATGGGAAGAGTCGCCACGACCAACGTGTGTGCCGATGTCTATGTCCTCTACCCAACGCAGCGACGATTCCATAGTCGCTCGATCCTCGGCACCTCCAGCGTCGTTGCCGACACGTCGTGAGGGTGGCTGTCgggccgccaccgcatctGTGgaagctccagcagcgtttGCAAGACCCTACGGCCATGGTACAAATTTGCCCGCAAACTCGAACCGACAGGTGTCACACGTTTACAAAGCGGAATCGCGCGACTTGCTCACTTGGGTGCTAAGTGCgcgcccttcttcttctgcgaGCCAGTGCCAACCAGCTGCCTGGCGgaaaggtgctgctgcgccccgTAACCCAGGACCTGTGCGCCACGCTACCTTTGAGAATCCACCCCGACACGTGTTTCACAGTGACCtcttcagcgccgctgctgctatcagtgaagaagagggcagTAGTCCTCTGATGCGTGGCCCGCCATGGGACGCAGCGGAGACTCGCCGAGCTATGCATCACCGTCGACTAAGGTTGCCCTCTCCGTTGCCGCAAACGAGCGATTCCAACGATAACGACCAAACAAGGGATCACCCCTCGGACACTGTTTCCTCGTTCTGTGCGATACCTTTGATGATGCCAGCGGCACGGAACTCCGTGGATGCGGCTCACGGTGCGCTCTCCAGAAAGGGGGTCCCAACGAAGCCCGCTGATCACTGGAAGTGGGTTGTGTGGCAGCCGCCCGCCTCTGCGTCACACCAACAGTCCGGAGGTGGGTAAAAAGCGGCGACGTCTCTCTTGTTCTATGCACCGCCCCAtcatctctttcttttgCCCTGTGGCACTCGGTGAAGGACCGGGGGCGTTTGCGGCCTTCGAGCGGTGGGCCGGTGATACTTTTTCCCGAGTGTGCGTGCTGCCTGAGTCACAGCGAcgaaggcggtggaggagggggcgggggaatCGTACAGTAATAGTGCGTCGATACCATCAGCGAAAGCAACGTTACCAAAAGCTGACAGGTCAGTCGAAAATGAGCGGAGTTCTCGGTGGCGGCTAAATCTCAAGGCTTACTGCTGTGTTCACGGAGAGGTGAGGTTGTGCAAGACTGCCGCTTTTAGGCGCcccaccagcgctgctgaatgTGAGGTGCGTGCTGAAAAACCAGTAG is from Leishmania panamensis strain MHOM/PA/94/PSC-1 chromosome 35 sequence and encodes:
- a CDS encoding hypothetical protein (TriTrypDB/GeneDB-style sysID: LpmP.35.0820); amino-acid sequence: MQRENLPLALPFARQWTVPSTAGSDAGSTTLDYPSRHAESPSPLSQSQVPRTPSPGRARPRQPLKGSVTLGSPSPLPPLELSPFASRGAACCSDASLQLVSCPAPVGEFARNFGSTTVPEAVSDNGTDGESFWRHQAQRSEATCRALEEELIAVYRLLAKDAVGGFCTGVASSPASLIEFGSTSPLYETVLQERNMAQLELAREREKGFLLRYRLREMESEVHRLQRVHCRSVGRQRTGDASKRPLTSGNSAPHLEVASVQRRRSYSSCCSSSRSSTHSTHHARRSPTYPHSRSSTRPYTPSSARWEESPRPTCVPMSMSSTQRSDDSIVARSSAPPASLPTRREGGCRAATASVEAPAAFARPYGHGTNLPANSNRQVSHVYKAESRDLLTWVLSARPSSSASQCQPAAWRKGAAAPRNPGPVRHATFENPPRHVFHSDLFSAAAAISEEEGSSPLMRGPPWDAAETRRAMHHRRLRLPSPLPQTSDSNDNDQTRDHPSDTVSSFCAIPLMMPAARNSVDAAHGALSRKGVPTKPADHWKWVVWQPPASASHQQSGGG